A window of Pedobacter lusitanus contains these coding sequences:
- a CDS encoding glycoside hydrolase family 88 protein, which yields MKRINLIAGLLLLAGSASFAQKTETQLQNMGQLIDEQFNFAAAQYKVLDKNIPAGLTPQSYDAKKNKLIAYDIKWWCSGFYSGSLWYIYEQTRDAEVKKTAEKALKVIEPNQDYSGNHDLGFMMFCSFGNGYRLTKDPAYKAVIERSAASLAKRYRPSIESIQSWDKSKYWKCPVIIDNMMNLEMLNWVSDNGGDAHYKEIAVKHANTTLKNHFRPDFSSYHVVDYDLATGKVNRKATWQGAASSSAWARGQAWALYGYTMMYRDTKNQKYLKQAKGIAHFILNHPNLPADKIPFWDFDAPKIPYAERDASAGAITASALLELAQYTAAAKEKAEFISSAETMIRSLASPAYRAKSGENGGFLLLHSTGALPLNSEIDVPLVYADYYFLEALGRYKKWYL from the coding sequence ATGAAAAGAATCAATTTAATTGCAGGACTACTTTTACTGGCGGGATCTGCCTCTTTTGCGCAGAAAACAGAGACACAATTACAAAACATGGGGCAATTAATTGATGAACAATTTAATTTTGCAGCTGCACAATACAAGGTCCTGGATAAAAATATCCCTGCGGGTTTAACGCCACAGAGTTATGACGCAAAAAAAAATAAACTGATTGCCTATGATATTAAATGGTGGTGCAGTGGGTTTTACAGTGGTTCGTTATGGTATATCTATGAACAGACCAGAGATGCAGAGGTGAAAAAAACTGCTGAAAAAGCATTAAAAGTAATTGAGCCTAATCAGGATTACAGCGGAAATCATGATCTGGGATTTATGATGTTCTGCAGTTTTGGAAATGGTTACCGTCTGACTAAAGATCCTGCTTATAAGGCTGTCATTGAGCGGTCTGCAGCTTCTCTGGCCAAGCGTTACCGTCCGTCGATTGAATCTATTCAGTCATGGGATAAAAGCAAGTACTGGAAGTGTCCGGTTATCATTGACAATATGATGAACCTGGAAATGTTAAACTGGGTAAGTGATAACGGAGGAGATGCTCATTACAAAGAGATCGCAGTTAAACATGCCAATACCACTTTAAAGAACCATTTCAGACCTGATTTCAGCTCTTATCATGTAGTAGATTATGATCTGGCAACCGGAAAAGTTAATCGCAAGGCAACCTGGCAGGGGGCGGCAAGCAGCTCAGCCTGGGCACGCGGACAAGCCTGGGCCTTATATGGTTATACCATGATGTACAGAGATACTAAGAATCAGAAGTATCTGAAACAGGCAAAGGGGATAGCTCATTTTATTTTAAACCATCCGAATTTACCTGCTGATAAAATTCCGTTCTGGGATTTTGATGCGCCAAAAATTCCTTATGCGGAACGCGATGCTTCTGCGGGTGCTATTACTGCATCTGCTTTGCTGGAACTGGCTCAGTATACGGCAGCAGCAAAAGAGAAAGCTGAGTTTATATCTTCGGCAGAAACTATGATCAGATCTCTCGCCAGTCCTGCGTATCGTGCGAAATCCGGTGAAAACGGAGGCTTCCTATTATTACACAGTACCGGAGCTCTTCCATTGAACAGCGAAATTGACGTACCTTTAGTTTATGCTGATTACTATTTCCTGGAAGCTTTAGGCAGATATAAAAAATGGTATTTGTAA
- a CDS encoding RagB/SusD family nutrient uptake outer membrane protein, with amino-acid sequence MKKILSIILTLVVLSGCKKNLLETAPSSAVDAEKMWTTDNLTDLGISGVYNALRLGINTSGASGLELYQLDRFGLTGQTSGSEVMMAGTITTGNSAFSDTWKNMYEGIQRANDAIKNIPVKSPSADAKKSRYVAEAKFLRAYFYMRLNQLYKGVPIYLEPFLADDATRGRSTEEEVWTQVIADLTACIAEPNLPDRYAAGNAAYGHATKGAAYAMRGKAYLYQQKWALAAADFSKVKDAGYGLFNNYQALFKTANEQSNEMIFSIQNIGVANSGSTTQFFCGTRSSFGSCWNTYHVSPNLVDLYENADGSKFNWERVLPGYSALSVAEREVYFLRNNLTAAEIAAAATRGAKMSLYLPAGNEARILQAYTNRDPRLAANVITPYSTYVGVYSGLNATVTSRWPYRSEAALNGDLRTDTQSYFYYLYRKFVYEGTAETLNRSYGPTDFPVIRYADVLLMWAEALNEQGSTGDAIAKVNEVRSRAGAAVLQMGNGSLPTYVSDQTDLRERIRNERRVEFPNEGINYFDELRWKSWKDKVFYAGNGVKQIWGNTVYPYSFKGDYIYTWPIPQVEIERNPNLKQNTGWIN; translated from the coding sequence ATGAAAAAGATTTTATCAATTATACTAACCCTGGTTGTACTGTCAGGATGTAAAAAAAACTTACTGGAAACTGCACCTTCTTCGGCAGTGGATGCAGAAAAAATGTGGACTACCGATAACCTGACCGATCTGGGAATCAGTGGGGTTTATAATGCACTGCGTCTGGGAATCAATACTTCCGGTGCATCCGGACTTGAACTGTATCAGCTGGACCGTTTTGGTTTGACCGGGCAGACGAGTGGTTCAGAAGTCATGATGGCCGGGACAATTACCACAGGTAATTCAGCTTTCAGCGATACCTGGAAAAATATGTATGAAGGGATTCAGCGGGCTAATGATGCCATCAAAAACATCCCGGTTAAATCTCCATCCGCCGATGCGAAAAAGAGTCGCTATGTAGCAGAAGCAAAGTTTTTAAGAGCTTATTTCTACATGAGGTTAAACCAGCTGTATAAAGGTGTGCCTATTTACCTGGAACCTTTCTTAGCTGATGATGCTACCCGTGGCCGTTCTACAGAAGAGGAAGTCTGGACACAGGTTATTGCAGATCTGACGGCTTGTATTGCAGAACCTAATCTGCCGGACAGATACGCTGCCGGTAATGCTGCCTATGGTCATGCCACTAAAGGAGCTGCTTATGCAATGCGTGGTAAAGCTTATTTATATCAGCAGAAATGGGCTCTGGCAGCTGCCGACTTCAGTAAAGTTAAAGATGCGGGTTATGGATTATTTAACAATTATCAGGCGCTGTTTAAAACTGCTAATGAACAAAGTAATGAAATGATCTTTTCTATTCAGAATATCGGAGTAGCAAACTCAGGTTCTACAACACAGTTTTTCTGTGGTACAAGATCATCTTTTGGTTCATGCTGGAATACTTATCATGTATCTCCAAATCTGGTTGACCTGTATGAAAATGCTGATGGTTCCAAATTTAACTGGGAGCGTGTGCTTCCTGGATATTCTGCTTTATCTGTTGCAGAAAGAGAAGTTTATTTTTTAAGAAATAACCTGACTGCTGCTGAAATTGCTGCGGCAGCAACAAGAGGGGCTAAAATGAGTCTTTATCTCCCTGCGGGTAATGAAGCACGTATTTTACAGGCTTATACTAATCGTGATCCGCGTCTGGCGGCCAATGTAATTACACCGTACTCTACTTATGTTGGCGTATACAGCGGTTTAAATGCAACAGTGACTTCGAGATGGCCATACCGTTCAGAGGCTGCGTTAAACGGAGATCTTAGAACTGATACGCAAAGTTATTTCTATTATTTATACAGAAAGTTTGTTTATGAAGGAACTGCTGAGACGCTGAACAGATCTTATGGTCCTACAGACTTTCCGGTTATCCGGTATGCAGACGTATTGCTGATGTGGGCAGAAGCTTTGAATGAGCAGGGATCTACTGGTGATGCGATTGCAAAAGTTAATGAAGTAAGAAGCAGGGCTGGTGCTGCTGTACTGCAGATGGGCAATGGTTCATTGCCAACTTATGTAAGTGATCAGACTGATTTAAGAGAGCGTATCCGTAATGAACGCCGTGTGGAGTTTCCAAACGAAGGGATTAATTATTTTGATGAGCTGCGCTGGAAAAGCTGGAAAGACAAAGTTTTCTATGCCGGTAATGGGGTTAAACAAATCTGGGGAAATACAGTATATCCATACTCGTTTAAAGGTGATTATATTTATACCTGGCCAATTCCTCAGGTTGAAATTGAAAGAAACCCTAATCTGAAACAGAATACAGGCTGGATAAACTAA
- a CDS encoding glycoside hydrolase family 16 protein: MKNYQLLILALLSLNVVKAQEVRKRKLIFSDEFNYTGLPDSSKWTYEQGLVRNKEPQYYTSKRLENARVENGNLILEARKEDYNGASYTSASLITLGKKHFRYGRIEVKAKVPKGLGSWPAIWMLGENRQQVKWPNCGEIDILEYVGKDSTQIYGTVHYADSAAKYHYVGEKPKVGAPNEDYHIYAIEWNKKGITFYIDELKYFVFEYKKAAYNPGDTFKKPFYLLLNLALGRQGNLGGPLDDNILPLKYEVDYVRVYQ, encoded by the coding sequence ATGAAAAACTATCAGTTATTGATTTTGGCACTTTTAAGTCTGAATGTGGTGAAAGCCCAGGAAGTCAGAAAACGTAAACTCATTTTTTCGGATGAATTTAACTATACGGGACTTCCTGATAGTTCTAAATGGACTTATGAACAAGGGCTGGTACGGAATAAAGAACCCCAGTATTATACCTCAAAGAGATTGGAGAATGCAAGAGTGGAAAACGGAAATTTAATCCTTGAAGCCAGAAAAGAGGACTATAACGGGGCCAGCTATACCTCGGCGAGTTTAATTACACTGGGTAAAAAACATTTCAGATATGGCAGGATAGAGGTGAAGGCTAAAGTTCCCAAAGGTTTAGGGAGCTGGCCTGCCATCTGGATGCTCGGAGAAAACCGTCAGCAGGTAAAATGGCCAAACTGTGGTGAAATTGATATTCTTGAATATGTTGGCAAAGATTCAACCCAGATTTATGGTACAGTACATTATGCTGATTCTGCAGCAAAATATCACTACGTGGGAGAAAAACCTAAGGTAGGTGCACCTAACGAAGATTACCATATTTATGCGATAGAATGGAATAAAAAAGGAATCACTTTTTATATTGATGAACTGAAATATTTTGTTTTTGAGTATAAAAAAGCAGCTTATAATCCCGGAGATACTTTTAAAAAACCTTTTTATCTGCTGTTAAATCTTGCATTGGGCAGACAGGGGAATTTGGGCGGGCCGCTGGATGATAACATATTACCTTTAAAATATGAAGTGGATTATGTCAGGGTATACCAATAG
- a CDS encoding SusC/RagA family TonB-linked outer membrane protein: MISPLSLFAQSKVISGTVTDEQKLPVPGVSIQVKGTSKSTQTDSNGQYKIQADGKSELVFTAIGFTTQTIAAGGNAILNVNLRSTSTGLNEVVVVGYGTQKKVNVIGSIATINAKSLENRPITNLSSGLAGLSAGIAVNQSSGKPGSDGATIRIRGAGTLNNNNPLVIIDGIAGTMDAVNPNDVESMSLLKDAAAASIYGSLAANGVILITTKKGAKGKISVNYNSMFSIAKPANMPGFVTDYITHMNLVNEGYRNLGQTPVYTETTKALWASANADPDGLTAQGIPNRVAYPNTDWAKAIFEHNLVQQHNLSLNGGSENTQFLLSAGYLNNPGTMANTGTDRFQLRVNLQTKVNKVLTLGTQTFASLQNYGMASTVNAFNFLRQTTPGVYPVYNGLYGFPAAAEESATANNISTYLYSTGGKDQESRFNTTVFANFALLKGLSFETRFNYQTRFEEKNSYSNTFEKWNFASNTLKVAATTPDQLSTTYLFNKNYSTTIDNVLRYNTTIAEKHDLGVLLGYNQNYYNYYNWDATKQGLIDESITTLGSATTMTSINGDAYDYAIRSFFGRLNYAYRSKYLLEGVFRYDGSSKFAPGNRWGFFPAFSAGWRISQEPFMKNINEYVGNLKLRASWGKTGNNVMNADASLGNYDYKAVYGSTPYSFNGLPVTGLIQSKFANRDLQWETTTVTNLGLDGTLFKGAVNFEVDLYNKFTEGILYVPTIPLTVGTATAATKNIAEISNKGIEVTLGYNGKSGDFKYGATGNFAYNFNRVRKYKGALQQGYTTDANGNQVYTSNLGSVSNGTITRILEGQPANQYYLYNVYKGNGSYNNADGTLNINGGPRDGMIRTPQDLAWLQSMVAAGYTFQPTGGAAGKTSITYGDLIYADNNGDGIYGNTYDQTFANVSATPKYNFGLQLNFGYKGFDIFMLWAGSAGMKYYWNAIGYNSSIVSLGNAVSTLIANDHYYYNPANPADPANNINARYPRLKNTTDVQNSGVASDFYLYNASYVKLKNVQLGYTLPESLSKKAGMSRVRLYVSGENLFTITKFPGLDPELGVSGGQYAGVSYPTMRQYTLGLNVTF, from the coding sequence TTGATATCACCTTTATCTTTATTTGCGCAAAGCAAAGTAATTTCAGGGACTGTTACTGATGAGCAGAAACTACCTGTCCCGGGTGTTTCTATTCAGGTGAAAGGAACTTCGAAGTCAACACAAACTGATTCAAATGGCCAGTATAAAATTCAGGCAGACGGAAAGTCTGAACTGGTATTTACAGCAATAGGTTTTACAACACAAACCATAGCTGCTGGTGGTAATGCCATCTTAAATGTAAACCTCCGCAGTACCAGTACCGGTTTGAATGAAGTGGTAGTGGTAGGATACGGTACACAGAAGAAAGTGAATGTGATTGGTTCGATTGCAACCATTAATGCTAAGTCACTGGAGAATCGTCCGATTACCAATTTATCTTCCGGTCTGGCCGGCTTAAGTGCTGGTATTGCAGTAAACCAAAGTTCTGGTAAACCTGGCAGTGACGGAGCTACTATCCGGATCAGGGGAGCGGGAACTTTAAACAACAATAATCCTTTAGTGATTATTGATGGTATTGCCGGTACTATGGATGCGGTTAATCCTAATGATGTGGAAAGTATGTCCTTATTAAAGGATGCCGCTGCGGCATCAATTTATGGATCACTGGCTGCAAACGGAGTAATTCTGATTACCACCAAAAAAGGGGCTAAGGGAAAAATCAGCGTCAATTACAACAGTATGTTCTCCATTGCAAAACCAGCTAATATGCCTGGATTTGTCACAGATTATATCACGCATATGAATCTGGTGAATGAAGGTTACCGTAATCTTGGGCAGACTCCGGTTTATACCGAGACCACTAAGGCTTTATGGGCTTCTGCCAATGCTGACCCTGATGGATTAACTGCACAGGGAATTCCAAACCGTGTTGCTTATCCGAATACGGACTGGGCAAAAGCAATTTTTGAACACAACCTGGTTCAGCAGCACAATCTTTCCCTGAACGGCGGATCAGAAAACACTCAGTTTTTGCTTTCAGCAGGATATTTAAATAATCCGGGTACGATGGCTAATACAGGTACAGACCGTTTTCAGCTAAGAGTTAACCTGCAGACCAAAGTAAATAAGGTCCTGACTTTAGGGACACAGACCTTTGCTTCTTTGCAAAACTATGGAATGGCAAGTACAGTGAATGCGTTTAACTTTCTTCGTCAGACTACACCAGGCGTTTATCCGGTTTATAACGGACTATATGGTTTTCCTGCAGCAGCTGAAGAATCGGCTACTGCCAATAATATTTCTACCTATCTGTACAGCACTGGCGGAAAAGATCAGGAATCCAGATTTAATACCACAGTATTCGCAAATTTTGCGCTCTTAAAGGGCTTGAGTTTTGAGACCCGTTTTAATTATCAGACCCGTTTTGAAGAAAAAAACTCTTACAGCAACACTTTTGAAAAATGGAATTTTGCCAGCAATACATTGAAAGTTGCTGCAACAACTCCTGATCAGCTGAGTACTACCTATCTTTTCAATAAAAATTACAGCACCACGATTGATAACGTTTTGAGGTATAATACAACTATTGCCGAAAAACATGATCTGGGTGTTTTATTAGGGTATAATCAGAATTACTATAATTATTATAACTGGGATGCTACCAAACAAGGTCTGATTGATGAATCCATAACCACACTGGGTTCTGCAACCACTATGACCTCCATCAATGGGGATGCCTATGATTATGCGATCCGTTCCTTTTTTGGTCGTTTAAACTATGCTTACAGGAGCAAGTACCTGCTGGAAGGTGTTTTCCGCTATGATGGTTCTTCAAAGTTTGCTCCGGGTAACCGCTGGGGATTTTTCCCGGCTTTCTCTGCAGGATGGCGTATTTCGCAGGAGCCGTTTATGAAAAATATAAATGAGTACGTAGGTAATCTGAAATTACGCGCATCATGGGGAAAAACAGGTAATAACGTCATGAATGCCGATGCGTCACTCGGAAACTACGATTATAAGGCTGTATATGGTTCTACACCATACTCTTTTAATGGATTACCGGTTACCGGTCTGATTCAGTCAAAGTTTGCCAACAGAGATCTGCAATGGGAAACAACTACTGTAACCAATCTTGGTTTAGACGGAACACTTTTCAAAGGAGCTGTTAATTTTGAAGTTGACCTGTACAATAAATTTACAGAAGGGATTCTATATGTGCCAACTATTCCATTAACTGTAGGTACAGCAACGGCCGCAACTAAAAATATCGCGGAGATCTCCAATAAAGGTATAGAGGTGACTTTGGGCTATAATGGAAAATCAGGTGATTTCAAATATGGTGCGACAGGAAACTTTGCTTATAATTTTAACAGAGTCCGCAAATATAAAGGGGCTTTACAGCAAGGCTATACAACCGATGCCAATGGCAATCAGGTATATACTTCAAATCTGGGCAGTGTCTCCAATGGTACAATAACCCGTATCCTGGAAGGACAACCGGCTAATCAGTATTACCTGTATAATGTGTATAAAGGAAATGGTTCTTATAATAATGCAGACGGGACGCTGAATATTAACGGTGGACCCAGGGATGGGATGATCAGGACACCTCAGGATCTGGCCTGGTTACAAAGTATGGTTGCTGCCGGTTACACTTTTCAGCCAACAGGCGGGGCAGCAGGTAAAACAAGTATTACTTATGGAGACCTGATTTATGCAGATAATAACGGAGACGGTATTTATGGTAATACTTATGACCAGACTTTTGCCAATGTTTCTGCGACACCAAAATACAACTTTGGTCTGCAGCTTAATTTTGGTTATAAAGGTTTTGATATTTTCATGTTATGGGCAGGTAGTGCAGGGATGAAATATTACTGGAATGCCATCGGTTATAACAGTTCAATTGTATCCCTGGGTAATGCAGTGAGTACATTAATTGCAAACGATCACTATTATTATAATCCGGCTAATCCTGCTGATCCGGCTAATAACATCAATGCCCGTTATCCAAGACTTAAAAACACTACTGACGTTCAGAACTCTGGTGTAGCCAGTGATTTTTATTTGTATAACGCCTCTTATGTAAAACTGAAAAATGTGCAGTTAGGTTATACGCTTCCTGAAAGTCTGTCTAAAAAGGCTGGGATGAGCAGGGTAAGATTGTATGTTTCGGGCGAGAACCTGTTTACTATTACCAAGTTTCCGGGACTTGATCCTGAGCTGGGCGTTTCTGGCGGGCAGTATGCCGGTGTAAGTTATCCAACTATGCGTCAGTATACATTAGGTTTAAATGTTACTTTTTAA
- a CDS encoding polysaccharide lyase family 8 super-sandwich domain-containing protein has protein sequence MKWIMSGYTNRKLFYLLLILLSNTVVVAQTVPYQTIMNRINTDLRGDGNSRSADEQVLKSITALKPDGSWADINYTNPDYNPLQRIKTIAIAFSGADHQLYGDPVAYEAIVKSLKHWIDVNPKNRNWWYNDIFYPKTIGEILILMRYGKKPLPAALESSLIALMVRKLKTGDYANTSDEALHYLYRACLTSSKSTLDSASKYLFEPVSIIDGREGVQIDNSYFQHGKQQAIGSYGAVFAGNSVNAAFYLRGTAYAMPQDQLSILITYIKDTFFKTIRGSFFDFNVRGRGISRKDSLKGNFTGLITKIKVLSPENEVYWQVAAERMAQQVSPSTGVIPGNRQYWKSGYTLHTRPGYTFSVQTASSRTLRTERGNNENILGKFLADGATNIQVNGDEYANVMPVWEWDKIPGVTSRNYSGDEGATIRQDWGVQGTTAFAGGVSNGLYGLAVYAQNYDDVQAKKAWFFFDKEIVCLGAGIKSTAAEEVTTTLDQSWLKGNVALGYADVKQPETEIHKTQSVQAKTNSMQKTTLLGAETGQKSSALKWVWHNHIGYFLPENGDLSVSNQTQKGSWYRINQFQPKDEVSGGIFQLSFLHGSKPAAGHYAYIVVPGLEDVNMMNTYKLSMIKIWSNTEDLQVVEHRGLDILQLVFYKEGALNTAGLSVKADKACTILIQGLHTENPIIDIADPGQVSAAVHLELQLPGLKGLKKLDCILPDGAQRGATVTSRLSL, from the coding sequence ATGAAGTGGATTATGTCAGGGTATACCAATAGAAAATTGTTTTATCTGCTGCTGATTTTGTTAAGCAATACCGTTGTTGTTGCTCAGACAGTACCGTATCAGACGATAATGAACCGCATTAATACAGATTTGCGGGGTGACGGGAATAGCAGGTCAGCAGATGAACAGGTTTTGAAAAGTATCACTGCTTTAAAACCGGACGGCAGCTGGGCGGACATAAATTATACAAATCCGGATTATAATCCTTTGCAGAGAATTAAAACGATAGCCATTGCTTTCAGTGGGGCTGATCATCAGTTATATGGTGATCCGGTTGCTTATGAAGCAATTGTTAAATCGCTTAAGCATTGGATAGATGTTAACCCAAAAAACAGGAACTGGTGGTATAATGATATCTTTTATCCAAAGACCATAGGTGAAATACTCATTCTGATGCGTTACGGAAAAAAACCTTTGCCTGCAGCGCTGGAAAGTTCGCTGATCGCCCTTATGGTCAGAAAATTAAAGACCGGGGATTATGCCAATACATCGGATGAAGCCCTGCATTATTTATACCGGGCTTGTCTGACCTCAAGTAAATCTACGCTTGATTCTGCCTCAAAATATTTATTCGAGCCGGTTTCTATCATCGATGGAAGAGAAGGTGTCCAGATTGACAACAGTTATTTTCAACATGGGAAACAGCAGGCAATAGGCAGTTACGGAGCTGTCTTTGCAGGTAATTCGGTAAATGCCGCTTTCTACTTAAGAGGGACAGCTTACGCTATGCCGCAGGATCAGCTGAGTATATTGATTACCTATATCAAAGACACTTTTTTTAAGACTATCAGAGGCAGTTTTTTTGATTTTAATGTTCGTGGTCGTGGAATCAGCAGAAAGGACTCCTTAAAAGGCAATTTTACCGGGTTGATAACCAAGATTAAAGTGCTCAGTCCGGAGAATGAAGTTTACTGGCAGGTGGCAGCTGAGCGGATGGCGCAGCAGGTATCTCCTTCAACCGGAGTTATTCCCGGTAACAGACAGTACTGGAAAAGTGGTTATACACTGCATACCCGGCCAGGATATACATTTAGTGTACAAACAGCTTCTTCAAGAACTTTGAGAACGGAAAGAGGCAATAATGAAAACATACTGGGTAAGTTTCTGGCCGATGGCGCTACCAATATCCAGGTTAACGGTGATGAATATGCCAATGTGATGCCGGTTTGGGAATGGGATAAAATTCCGGGAGTGACCAGCAGGAATTACTCCGGTGATGAGGGCGCAACAATCAGACAGGACTGGGGAGTTCAAGGTACTACGGCCTTTGCCGGCGGAGTAAGTAACGGTCTTTATGGCCTGGCAGTTTATGCACAGAATTATGATGACGTACAGGCAAAAAAAGCCTGGTTCTTTTTTGATAAGGAAATTGTGTGTTTAGGTGCTGGTATTAAAAGTACAGCAGCTGAAGAAGTGACTACCACATTAGATCAGAGCTGGCTAAAAGGAAACGTGGCGCTGGGATATGCGGATGTAAAGCAACCTGAGACTGAAATCCATAAAACTCAGTCTGTTCAGGCAAAAACAAATTCAATGCAGAAAACTACCTTGCTGGGAGCTGAAACCGGCCAGAAAAGTTCAGCCCTTAAATGGGTATGGCATAATCATATTGGTTATTTTTTACCTGAAAACGGTGATTTAAGTGTGAGTAATCAAACACAAAAAGGCAGCTGGTACCGGATCAATCAGTTTCAGCCTAAAGATGAAGTGAGTGGTGGGATATTTCAGCTTTCTTTTCTTCACGGAAGTAAACCAGCAGCCGGACACTATGCATATATTGTTGTTCCGGGGCTGGAAGATGTTAACATGATGAATACCTATAAATTATCTATGATAAAAATATGGAGTAACACAGAAGATTTACAAGTGGTAGAACACCGGGGTTTAGATATTTTGCAACTGGTTTTTTATAAAGAAGGTGCACTAAATACTGCTGGTCTGTCTGTTAAAGCGGATAAAGCGTGTACGATTTTAATTCAGGGTTTACATACCGAAAATCCGATAATCGACATTGCAGATCCGGGGCAGGTAAGTGCAGCTGTACACCTGGAACTTCAATTACCAGGACTGAAAGGGTTAAAGAAACTGGACTGTATTCTACCAGATGGTGCACAACGTGGAGCAACAGTCACAAGCCGGTTAAGTTTATAA